The genomic window CAGCGGGGCTGAAACGACGACGTAGCCAGCGTGGCCTGGGCGGTAGTAGTGACCGCCATGAAAGTAATAGGGGCGCCCACCCACTGCCAAGCTCAGGAAGCCGTTGGGCAGTACCGGCACGGTCAGGCCAACGGAGATGCGTGGACCGTGGCTGCGGTAGCCGTGACGGTGGTGGTGCTTCCAGTGCTTGTGGTGGCCGTAGCCGTGCCGCTCGATGGCGGCGGTCCGGGCGTCGGCCGGCGGCGCAAAAGCGAAGGCGCCGAGGGCCACGAGCCCGGCGGCACCGATCAGGAATTTCAGCGTCTTCACATCTTCTCCAGCGAGGCGATTGCCTGTATTGGTTAAATTTTAACCCGTCAGGGGTCGGGCGCGCCACGCCCTCCGGTAAAGAAGTGTGAACCGCCCGTCTAACCCTGTTTGACCGCCCGGTTGCGTTGAATGATCCCCATCAGCTTGTAAAGGAGCTGCGCAGCCGCGAAATCATAGGCGTGGAAGCCTTCTATCGGCGCAAACTCCAGCAGGTCGACACCGATAATCTGACGCTGCCGGGCCACGGATTCGAACAGATTGAGGGTCTGGTACCAGCCCAGCCCCCCGGGTACCGGGGTACCTGTGGAAGGGAAGACCGAGGGGTCGATACCGTCCACATCCAGGGTAAAGAACACTTTGCTGGGGAAGTCCTCCGGCAGTTCGATGCTCTGTACGTTGTTGGGTACCAGCTCGTGGGCGTCCAGGTGCCGCACGCCGTATTGCTTGCGGGCCTGCATCTCCTCTTCGCAGTAGGCACGAATGCCCAGCTGATACAGGGGCACGCCGGCCTCAACTACCAGCCGCATCACGCTGGCATGACTGTGTTTTTCACCTTCGTAGCGGTCGCGCAGATCGGCATGGGCATCGATCTGCACCACGCCGAAGTCTTGGATGCCGGCATCCAGGTAGCCCTTGATCACGCCCCAGGTCACAGAGTGTTCACCGCCGATGCCCACAGGCATCTTGCCCGCCTCGAGGATCTCGCGGGTGGCGTTGGCGATATTCTCCATCACCTGCTCGGGCGGTCCTGATACATTCACCGGTGAGCGGGTATAGATGCCCAGTTCGCTGGGGGAGGAGAAGTTGTCGAACGTCTCCAGCTGCCAGGAGGCTTCCAGAATTGCCGCGGGGCCCTTGCCAGTGCCGCCGCCATAGGAGACGGTCTCTTCATACGGGATCGGCAGCACGTGGAAAAATGCATCCTCGGGCTTGGGCTGCTCGATTTCGGAGCCCAGGAAAATCGGGTAATCGTTTTCTGAAAGCATGAATTAGACCTTGTAGGGTGGGGCTATCCCAATCTCGCCGACGAAAACGTCAGGCGCATCCGACATCTTCACCGCCAACCGTGCTGCCCGACGCCACAAGCTTTGGGTTTGTGCCCGAGAGGCGGCCTTTGAAGTCCTCGTAGCCGAACTCTTTGACAATTTTCAGCTCGTCGGTGGCAGAGTTCCACAGGGCGATGGCTGGCAGTGGAATTCCATTGAATGTATTGGTCTTGACCATGGTGTAGTAGGCCATCTCCTCGAACACCAAGCGGTCACCCACTTTCAGCGGGTCGCTGAAACTGTAATCGCCGATACTGTCTCCGGCGAGGCAACTCTGGCCGCCGAGGCGGTAGTCATGTGGCAGTTCACCGGGTCGGGCGGCGCCGGTGATTTCCGGTCGGTACGGCATCTCCAGCACATCGGGCATATGGCAGGTGGCCGAGACATCGATAATGGCCTGATTCTGTCCATTCCAGGCGATATCGATCACCTCGCTGACGAGAATGCCGGCAAACAGAGCTACCGCTTCGCCCGGCTCGAGATACACCTGTACCTTGTGGCGCGCGGAGAAGGCACGTACCGCATCCACAAGCTCATCGACCTGATAATCGCAGCGGGTGATGTGGTGGCCGCCGCCGAAATTGATCCACTCCATCTGCGGCAGCAGGTGGCCGAACTTTTCTTCCACGGCAGCGATGGTGCGCTCCAGCGGTTTGAAATCCTGTTCACACAGGGTGTGGAAATGCAGGCCGCTGATGCCATCCAGGTCCTCACCATCGAACAGTGAACGCACGATGCCGAGACGCGAGCAGGGCGCGCAGGGGTCATAGAGCTCTGTGTGCCCCTCAGAGTGCTCCGGGTTGATTCGCAAACCGAACCGCAGCTCGGGACGTTGTTGCCGGGCTTCGAGACAGAGATCCCTGTAACGCTTCCACTGGGAGAACGAATTGAAAATAACATGGTGGGCAAACTGCAGTATTTCCCGCAATTCGTCTTCTTTGTAGCCGGCACTGAATACGTGCACTTCCTTGTTCAGGTCCCGGCCGCCGTACTCCTCAAAGCCGAGCTTCGCCTCATGTAACCCGCTGGCACAGGTGCCGGATAGATATTCGGCCACGATAGGGCCTGTGCTCCACATGGAAAACGCTTTCAGAGCGGCCAGTACCTTGGCGCCGCTGCGCTTTTGGACGTCGGCGAGGACGGCGAGGTTGTCCCGGAGCGCCCGTTCGTCGACGACGAAACAGGGAGACGGTACACGGCTCGGGTCAAAATTACCGAAATAATCCAGTCGGGGCGTCAGGTCCATAGTGAGTTCCGTCTTGGTGACAGGGGCCCGGGAGAGCCCCTACGGCAGGTGGCGAGTTATTATTGGAAGGGTTCGTCCAGCCAGGCCTCTTGCCACGGCAGGCCGTAGCGATTCAGGTCGGCCATAAAGGGATCCGGATCCAGCTGCTCCAGATTCCATACGCCCGGCTTCATCCACTTGCCCTCCATCATCATCTTGGCACCAATCATCGCCGGCACACCGGTGGTATAGGAGATGGCCTGGGATTTGACCTCCTTGTAACACTCCTGATGATCACAGATGTTATAGACGTAGTAGATCTTGTCTTTACCATCCTTGATGCCGCGAATGATATTGCCGATACAGGTCTTGCCCTTGGTCAGCGGGCCCAGGCTCGCCGGGTCGGGCAGCAGCGTCTTGAGGAACTGGATGGGTACAATTTCCTGCCCCTGAAATTCGACCGGCTCGATGCCGGTCATGCCGACATTCTGGAGCACCTCCAGATGCTTGAGGTAGTTGGCGGAAAAAGTCATCCAGAAGCGGGCGCGTTCCAGTTCTGGAAAATGCTTGGACAGCGACT from Microbulbifer aggregans includes these protein-coding regions:
- the nspC gene encoding carboxynorspermidine decarboxylase; the protein is MDLTPRLDYFGNFDPSRVPSPCFVVDERALRDNLAVLADVQKRSGAKVLAALKAFSMWSTGPIVAEYLSGTCASGLHEAKLGFEEYGGRDLNKEVHVFSAGYKEDELREILQFAHHVIFNSFSQWKRYRDLCLEARQQRPELRFGLRINPEHSEGHTELYDPCAPCSRLGIVRSLFDGEDLDGISGLHFHTLCEQDFKPLERTIAAVEEKFGHLLPQMEWINFGGGHHITRCDYQVDELVDAVRAFSARHKVQVYLEPGEAVALFAGILVSEVIDIAWNGQNQAIIDVSATCHMPDVLEMPYRPEITGAARPGELPHDYRLGGQSCLAGDSIGDYSFSDPLKVGDRLVFEEMAYYTMVKTNTFNGIPLPAIALWNSATDELKIVKEFGYEDFKGRLSGTNPKLVASGSTVGGEDVGCA
- the speB gene encoding agmatinase, with protein sequence MLSENDYPIFLGSEIEQPKPEDAFFHVLPIPYEETVSYGGGTGKGPAAILEASWQLETFDNFSSPSELGIYTRSPVNVSGPPEQVMENIANATREILEAGKMPVGIGGEHSVTWGVIKGYLDAGIQDFGVVQIDAHADLRDRYEGEKHSHASVMRLVVEAGVPLYQLGIRAYCEEEMQARKQYGVRHLDAHELVPNNVQSIELPEDFPSKVFFTLDVDGIDPSVFPSTGTPVPGGLGWYQTLNLFESVARQRQIIGVDLLEFAPIEGFHAYDFAAAQLLYKLMGIIQRNRAVKQG